The Acidimicrobiia bacterium genome window below encodes:
- a CDS encoding spermidine/putrescine ABC transporter substrate-binding protein, whose product SVPSVPSACDGNDLLGADGCKTNGIENFDQISFWKTPTEDCNGTGTDCVPYRRWVTDYLAVIGGR is encoded by the coding sequence GTCGGTGCCGTCGGTGCCGTCGGCGTGTGACGGCAACGACCTGCTGGGAGCAGACGGTTGCAAGACCAACGGAATCGAGAACTTCGATCAGATCTCGTTCTGGAAGACCCCCACCGAGGACTGCAACGGAACTGGCACCGACTGCGTGCCATATCGCCGCTGGGTTACCGACTATCTGGCCGTGATCGGCGGGCGCTAG